The following coding sequences lie in one Lolium perenne isolate Kyuss_39 chromosome 2, Kyuss_2.0, whole genome shotgun sequence genomic window:
- the LOC127334302 gene encoding protein DETOXIFICATION 16 isoform X1 — MRGEIFNFFAPNYVGTFFLRWIMLELCDFRLRIRGQNLSEWPNTHFLTIYSGAALLGPRRGRVRRTSSPASSPGPPQPPAVLAPRRHSPRRPTHSSTRPPPHREAKFEVPGMVPNMEEPLVGGNVEKIGGPGESLVVIEVKKQLYLAGPLIVGSLLQNIVQMMSVMFVGHLGELSLSSASIATSFAGVTGFSLLAGMSTSLDTLCGQAFGAKQYYLLGIYKQRAILVFTPVSVVVAVIWVYTGQILLFFGQDPEIAMGAGSYIRWLIPALFVYGPLQCHVRFLQTQNIVLPVMLSSGVTALNHMLVCWLLVYKLGLGNKGAALANTISYLTNLLILALYIRISPSCKRTWTGLSMEAFRDIVSFFRLAVPSALMVCLEWWSFELLVLLSGFLPNPKLEASVLSISLNTISLVFRIPSGLSAAISTRVSNELGAGQPNAARLATQVIMVLGILSSLSVGLLMILVRNLWGYAYSNEKEVVEYISRIMPILAVTFLFDDMQCILSGIVRGCGFQKIGAYVNLSAYYLVGIPAALCFAFVYHLGGVGLWSGITCGLVVQTVLLLGITLRTNWDKEALKAKDRVFSSSLPVDLET; from the exons ATGCGAGGggaaatttttaatttttttgcccCCAATTATGTTGGAACTTTTTTTTTGAGATGGATTATGTTGGAACTTTGTGACTTCCGTTTGAGGATAAGAGGACAAAACCTTTCTGAGTGGCCGAATACTCACTTTCTCACCATTTACTCTGGAGCAGCCTTGCTTGGCCCCCGCCGCGGAAGAGTGAGGAGGACTTCTTCTCCCGCTTCCTCGCCGGGGCCACCCCAGCCGCCCGCCGTCCTAGCCCCGCGGCGCCATTCCCCCCGCCGTCCCACGCACTCCTCAACGCGGCCGCCTCCTCACCGAG AAGCAAAGTTTGAGGTTCCAGGCATGGTGCCAAACATGGAGGAGCCCCTTGTTGGGGGCAACGTTGAGAAGATAGGAGGGCCAGGAGAGAGCTTGGTAGTGATTGAGGTCAAGAAGCAGTTGTACCTTGCTGGGCCTCTCATCGTTGGAAGCCTCCTGCAGAACATCGTCCAAATGATGTCTGTCATGTTTGTCGGTCATCTCGGTGAGCTCTCTCTCTCGAGTGCCTCCATCGCCACCTCCTTCGCCGGTGTCACTGGCTTCAGCTTATTG GCCGGCATGTCGACCAGCTTGGACACACTGTGTGGGCAAGCCTTCGGAGCAAAGCAGTACTATCTTCTTGGTATCTACAAGCAGAGGGCAATCCTTGTGTTCACTCCTGTGAGTGTCGTGGTTGCTGTAATCTGGGTATACACCGGCCAGATCCTTCTGTTCTTTGGCCAGGACCCTGAGATTGCCATGGGAGCAGGGAGCTACATCCGGTGGCTGATTCCAGCACTGTTTGTTTACGGTCCACTGCAGTGCCATGTCCGTTTCCTGCAGACACAAAATATCGTCCTCCCAGTGATGCTCAGCTCAGGTGTCACAGCACTGAACCATATGTTGGTGTGCTGGTTACTGGTTTACAAGCTTGGTCTGGGCAACAAGGGTGCTGCCTTGGCCAACACAATCTCTTACCTGACCAACCTGTTAATCTTGGCTCTCTACATCAGGATCTCTCCATCATGTAAGAGAACTTGGACAGGGTTGTCAATGGAGGCGTTTCGTGACATTGTTAGTTTCTTTAGGCTTGCTGTTCCGTCTGCGCTGATGGTTTG CTTAGAGTGGTGGTCGTTTGAGCTCCTGGTACTTCTTTCTGGATTTCTTCCAAATCCTAAGCTCGAGGCATCGGTATTGTCCATCAG TTTAAATACTATTTCGTTAGTATTCAGGATCCCATCTGGTCTTAGTGCAGCTATAAG CACCCGTGTATCAAATGAGCTTGGTGCTGGGCAGCCAAATGCTGCTCGTCTGGCGACCCAGGTGATCATGGTCCTTGGTATTTTGTCAAGCCTATCAGTTGGTCTTCTTATGATTTTGGTGCGCAATTTGTGGGGGTATGCATACAGCAACGAGAAGGAAGTGGTGGAATACATTTCCAGAATTATGCCAATTCTTGCCGTCACATTCTTGTTTGACGACATGCAGTGTATTCTTTCAG GTATTGTTAGGGGCTGTGGCTTTCAAAAGATTGGTGCTTATGTCAATCTTAGTGCGTACTACCTTGTCGGCATCCCTGCGGCTTTATGTTTTGCCTTTGTGTACCACCTTGGTGGAGTG GGGCTGTGGTCCGGAATAACTTGCGGACTTGTCGTGCAAACGGTGTTGCTCCTGGGCATTACCCTGCGCACTAACTGGGACAAAGAA GCTTTGAAGGCGAAGGACAGAGTTTTCAGTTCTTCCTTACCCGTAGACTTGGAGACATGA
- the LOC127334302 gene encoding protein DETOXIFICATION 16 isoform X2 has product MVPNMEEPLVGGNVEKIGGPGESLVVIEVKKQLYLAGPLIVGSLLQNIVQMMSVMFVGHLGELSLSSASIATSFAGVTGFSLLAGMSTSLDTLCGQAFGAKQYYLLGIYKQRAILVFTPVSVVVAVIWVYTGQILLFFGQDPEIAMGAGSYIRWLIPALFVYGPLQCHVRFLQTQNIVLPVMLSSGVTALNHMLVCWLLVYKLGLGNKGAALANTISYLTNLLILALYIRISPSCKRTWTGLSMEAFRDIVSFFRLAVPSALMVCLEWWSFELLVLLSGFLPNPKLEASVLSISLNTISLVFRIPSGLSAAISTRVSNELGAGQPNAARLATQVIMVLGILSSLSVGLLMILVRNLWGYAYSNEKEVVEYISRIMPILAVTFLFDDMQCILSGIVRGCGFQKIGAYVNLSAYYLVGIPAALCFAFVYHLGGVGLWSGITCGLVVQTVLLLGITLRTNWDKEALKAKDRVFSSSLPVDLET; this is encoded by the exons ATGGTGCCAAACATGGAGGAGCCCCTTGTTGGGGGCAACGTTGAGAAGATAGGAGGGCCAGGAGAGAGCTTGGTAGTGATTGAGGTCAAGAAGCAGTTGTACCTTGCTGGGCCTCTCATCGTTGGAAGCCTCCTGCAGAACATCGTCCAAATGATGTCTGTCATGTTTGTCGGTCATCTCGGTGAGCTCTCTCTCTCGAGTGCCTCCATCGCCACCTCCTTCGCCGGTGTCACTGGCTTCAGCTTATTG GCCGGCATGTCGACCAGCTTGGACACACTGTGTGGGCAAGCCTTCGGAGCAAAGCAGTACTATCTTCTTGGTATCTACAAGCAGAGGGCAATCCTTGTGTTCACTCCTGTGAGTGTCGTGGTTGCTGTAATCTGGGTATACACCGGCCAGATCCTTCTGTTCTTTGGCCAGGACCCTGAGATTGCCATGGGAGCAGGGAGCTACATCCGGTGGCTGATTCCAGCACTGTTTGTTTACGGTCCACTGCAGTGCCATGTCCGTTTCCTGCAGACACAAAATATCGTCCTCCCAGTGATGCTCAGCTCAGGTGTCACAGCACTGAACCATATGTTGGTGTGCTGGTTACTGGTTTACAAGCTTGGTCTGGGCAACAAGGGTGCTGCCTTGGCCAACACAATCTCTTACCTGACCAACCTGTTAATCTTGGCTCTCTACATCAGGATCTCTCCATCATGTAAGAGAACTTGGACAGGGTTGTCAATGGAGGCGTTTCGTGACATTGTTAGTTTCTTTAGGCTTGCTGTTCCGTCTGCGCTGATGGTTTG CTTAGAGTGGTGGTCGTTTGAGCTCCTGGTACTTCTTTCTGGATTTCTTCCAAATCCTAAGCTCGAGGCATCGGTATTGTCCATCAG TTTAAATACTATTTCGTTAGTATTCAGGATCCCATCTGGTCTTAGTGCAGCTATAAG CACCCGTGTATCAAATGAGCTTGGTGCTGGGCAGCCAAATGCTGCTCGTCTGGCGACCCAGGTGATCATGGTCCTTGGTATTTTGTCAAGCCTATCAGTTGGTCTTCTTATGATTTTGGTGCGCAATTTGTGGGGGTATGCATACAGCAACGAGAAGGAAGTGGTGGAATACATTTCCAGAATTATGCCAATTCTTGCCGTCACATTCTTGTTTGACGACATGCAGTGTATTCTTTCAG GTATTGTTAGGGGCTGTGGCTTTCAAAAGATTGGTGCTTATGTCAATCTTAGTGCGTACTACCTTGTCGGCATCCCTGCGGCTTTATGTTTTGCCTTTGTGTACCACCTTGGTGGAGTG GGGCTGTGGTCCGGAATAACTTGCGGACTTGTCGTGCAAACGGTGTTGCTCCTGGGCATTACCCTGCGCACTAACTGGGACAAAGAA GCTTTGAAGGCGAAGGACAGAGTTTTCAGTTCTTCCTTACCCGTAGACTTGGAGACATGA